One stretch of Streptomyces sp. MMBL 11-1 DNA includes these proteins:
- the scpB gene encoding SMC-Scp complex subunit ScpB: MSAQPTAQDGGPDDGGAVAALDLKPALEAVLMVVDEPATVDHLAKVLQRPRRAVADALRELADEYTVQRRGFDLRLVAGGWRFYTRPEYAAAVEGFVLDGQHARLTQAALETLAVVAYRQPVSRSRVSAVRGVNCDGVMRTLLQRGLVAEAGAEPETGAILYRTTNYFLERMGLRGLDELPELAPFLPEADAIEAETLEGVPSFDPDAPDTPDTHADDKTEF, translated from the coding sequence ATGAGCGCGCAGCCCACCGCACAGGACGGCGGACCGGACGACGGGGGCGCGGTCGCCGCGCTCGATCTGAAGCCCGCCCTGGAGGCGGTCCTCATGGTCGTCGACGAGCCCGCCACCGTCGACCACCTGGCCAAGGTGCTCCAGCGGCCCCGCAGAGCCGTGGCGGACGCGCTGCGGGAGCTGGCCGACGAGTACACCGTGCAGCGCCGGGGCTTCGACCTGCGGCTTGTCGCCGGCGGCTGGCGGTTCTACACCCGCCCCGAGTACGCGGCGGCCGTGGAGGGCTTCGTCCTGGACGGCCAGCACGCCCGGCTCACCCAGGCGGCGCTGGAGACCCTGGCGGTCGTCGCGTACCGGCAGCCGGTGAGCCGCTCGCGGGTCTCGGCGGTGCGCGGAGTGAACTGCGACGGCGTCATGCGGACCCTCCTCCAGAGGGGCCTGGTGGCGGAGGCGGGCGCGGAACCCGAAACAGGTGCGATCCTGTACAGGACGACGAACTACTTTCTGGAGCGAATGGGCCTGCGCGGCCTGGACGAGCTCCCGGAGCTCGCGCCCTTCCTCCCGGAGGCGGACGCGATCGAGGCTGAGACGCTAGAGGGTGTGCCGTCGTTCGATCCGGACGCACCGGACACCCCGGATACTCACGCAGACGACAAGACGGAATTTTGA